The proteins below are encoded in one region of Triticum aestivum cultivar Chinese Spring chromosome 1B, IWGSC CS RefSeq v2.1, whole genome shotgun sequence:
- the LOC123101293 gene encoding uncharacterized protein isoform X1: MAAIRCAAAGIALLRRAAAGGERAALQKIFPSLRPRGIHSLLDRTPSAGALSSPMSLIGPARCGASSNRYMSTGRLQQKGGHSAPTYQEPSAKLLCLLTLTASLMHDAWDSYDGFACRFGEFSTCEFSLPQISQFPTAAWSVLDKTRDSMLEREPPSST; this comes from the exons ATGGCGGCGATCCGATGTGCTGCTGCTGGCATCGCGCTCCTCCGACGAGCAGCAGCCGGCGGCGAGCGGGCAGCGCTGCAGAAGATCTTCCCCTCGCTGCGACCTCGGGGGATTCACAGCCTCCTCGATCGGACTCCCAGCGCCGGCGCCCTGTCGTCGCCGATGTCGTTAATAGGTCCAGCTCGCTGCGGCGCCTCATCCAACAGATACATGAGTACCGGCCGCTTACAG CAGAAGGGCGGACACAGTGCGCCAACTTATCAGGAGCCCAGTGCCAAGCTTCTCTGTCTGCTAACGCTCACGGCATCATTGATGCATGATGCGTGGGATTCTTACGATGGGTTTGCATGCCGTTTCGGCGAGTTTTCAACGTGCGAGTTCTCGTTGCCGCAGATTTCCCAATTCCCAACAGCTGCTTGGTCGGTACTGGACAAGACCCGTGACTCCATGCTGGAAAGAGAGCCCCCAAGTTCAACCTGA
- the LOC123101293 gene encoding uncharacterized protein isoform X2: MAAIRCAAAGIALLRRAAAGGERAALQKIFPSLRPRGIHSLLDRTPSAGALSSPMSLIGPARCGASSNRYMSTGRLQKGGHSAPTYQEPSAKLLCLLTLTASLMHDAWDSYDGFACRFGEFSTCEFSLPQISQFPTAAWSVLDKTRDSMLEREPPSST; encoded by the exons ATGGCGGCGATCCGATGTGCTGCTGCTGGCATCGCGCTCCTCCGACGAGCAGCAGCCGGCGGCGAGCGGGCAGCGCTGCAGAAGATCTTCCCCTCGCTGCGACCTCGGGGGATTCACAGCCTCCTCGATCGGACTCCCAGCGCCGGCGCCCTGTCGTCGCCGATGTCGTTAATAGGTCCAGCTCGCTGCGGCGCCTCATCCAACAGATACATGAGTACCGGCCGCTTACAG AAGGGCGGACACAGTGCGCCAACTTATCAGGAGCCCAGTGCCAAGCTTCTCTGTCTGCTAACGCTCACGGCATCATTGATGCATGATGCGTGGGATTCTTACGATGGGTTTGCATGCCGTTTCGGCGAGTTTTCAACGTGCGAGTTCTCGTTGCCGCAGATTTCCCAATTCCCAACAGCTGCTTGGTCGGTACTGGACAAGACCCGTGACTCCATGCTGGAAAGAGAGCCCCCAAGTTCAACCTGA
- the LOC123101309 gene encoding uncharacterized protein gives MAAIRCAAAGIALLRRAAAGGQRGPLQQIISSLRPRGIHSLLDRPLGAGALPSPTPSMGPARCVVPSNRYMSTSLLQPKGRSAATKEPSAKVAWYRRMWRPRETEGEGGEFRLCVLTLTATLMYDAWDSYDEFESRFGEFSKCEFSREHISQFPTAAWSVLDKTRDSMLERKPPSSA, from the exons ATGGCGGCGATCCGATGTGCTGCTGCTGGCATCGCGCTCCTCCGGCGAGCAGCGGCCGGCGGCCAGCGGGGACCGCTCCAGCAGATCATCTCCTCGCTGCGGCCTCGGGGGATTCACAGCCTGCTCGACCGCCCCCTCGGCGCCGGCGCCCTGCCCTCGCCGACGCCGTCCATGGGACCAGCTCGCTGCGTCGTCCCGTCCAACAGATACATGAGCACCAGCCTCCTCCAG CCGAAGGGACGCAGTGCGGCAACGAAGGAGCCTAGCGCCAAGGTTGCATG GTATAGACGGATGTGGCGGCCTCGTGAGACCGAAGGTGAAGGGGGCGAGTTCAGGCTCTGTGTGCTAACGCTCACGGCAACATTGATGTATGATGCTTGGGATTCTTACGATGAGTTTGAAAGCCGTTTCGGCGAATTTTCGAAGTGCGAGTTTTCGCGGGAGCATATTTCCCAATTCCCAACAGCTGCTTGGTCGGTACTGGACAAGACCCGTGACTCCATGCTGGAAAGAAAGCCCCCAAGTTCAGCCTGA